Proteins encoded in a region of the Streptomyces sp. NBC_01471 genome:
- a CDS encoding aldehyde dehydrogenase family protein, with protein sequence MTRVAQWHQVPQHLRLNFIDGQWLPAESGQLRENIDPADLSDVIGEFTESGGVDVDHAVDAAATALPGWRALGPVARAVHLTAASRILGERAAEVASVITREQGKLLSEARGEVARARAVIDFTAGQARLLGGVTAPAEEERTFAYTFRRPIGVVGLVSPWNFPLAIPMWKVAPALLSGCTAVLKPSPLTPLTSALLVEIFQQAGIPAGVLNLVQGDAAAGEALVANPAVAGISFTGSLPVGTAIHSGGAHRLLRTQLELGGKNALIVCDDADIGKAVDAVVNGAFGQAGQRCSATSRAVVDVRVREEFLDRLVARVAGLRVGPGDDPASRVCPVVNTVRMDAALAAVAGARRDGGKVLCGGDREERSDLPEGCYVRPTVIRDVPGDSALAQEEVFGPVLAVIDADGFDDAMSVANSVKYGMSGTVFTASQSRAFEAIERFEAGMLHVNRPGVGAYAHLPHVGSKASQYGPPECSPEVWDFYTEWHSACISY encoded by the coding sequence ATGACACGCGTTGCGCAGTGGCATCAGGTTCCGCAGCACCTTCGGCTCAACTTCATCGACGGGCAGTGGCTCCCGGCGGAATCGGGACAGCTCCGGGAGAACATCGACCCGGCCGATCTCTCGGATGTGATCGGCGAGTTCACCGAATCCGGTGGCGTCGACGTGGACCACGCGGTCGACGCCGCGGCCACGGCGCTGCCCGGGTGGCGCGCGCTGGGACCGGTCGCGCGCGCCGTACATCTCACCGCGGCGAGCCGGATCCTCGGCGAGCGGGCGGCGGAGGTCGCGTCCGTCATCACCCGCGAGCAGGGCAAGCTGCTCAGCGAGGCCCGCGGTGAAGTGGCCAGGGCGCGGGCCGTCATCGACTTCACCGCGGGACAGGCACGGCTGCTCGGCGGGGTGACCGCGCCCGCCGAGGAGGAGCGCACCTTCGCGTACACCTTCCGCAGGCCCATCGGGGTGGTCGGTCTGGTGTCCCCGTGGAACTTCCCGCTCGCCATCCCGATGTGGAAGGTGGCACCCGCACTGCTCTCGGGATGCACGGCGGTGCTCAAGCCGTCCCCGCTGACACCTCTGACCTCGGCGCTGCTGGTCGAGATCTTCCAGCAGGCGGGGATCCCCGCCGGGGTACTGAATCTGGTGCAGGGCGATGCGGCGGCGGGCGAGGCGCTGGTCGCCAACCCGGCGGTCGCGGGCATCAGTTTCACCGGCTCGCTGCCGGTCGGTACCGCCATCCACAGCGGCGGGGCGCACCGGCTGCTCCGGACGCAGCTCGAACTCGGCGGCAAGAACGCCCTGATCGTGTGCGACGACGCCGACATCGGCAAGGCCGTCGACGCTGTCGTGAACGGCGCCTTCGGCCAGGCGGGCCAGCGGTGTTCGGCCACGAGCCGGGCCGTGGTGGATGTCCGGGTGCGCGAGGAGTTCCTCGACCGGCTGGTGGCGCGCGTCGCCGGTCTGCGGGTCGGGCCGGGCGACGATCCGGCGTCCCGGGTCTGCCCGGTCGTCAACACCGTACGGATGGACGCTGCCCTGGCGGCCGTCGCCGGGGCGCGGCGCGACGGCGGCAAGGTGCTGTGCGGAGGGGACCGGGAGGAGCGGTCGGATCTGCCCGAAGGCTGCTATGTCCGGCCGACCGTCATCCGCGATGTGCCCGGGGACAGCGCGCTGGCGCAGGAGGAGGTGTTCGGGCCGGTGCTGGCGGTGATCGACGCGGACGGCTTCGACGACGCCATGTCCGTGGCGAACTCCGTGAAGTACGGGATGTCCGGCACCGTCTTCACTGCGTCCCAGTCGCGGGCGTTCGAGGCGATCGAGCGGTTCGAGGCCGGGATGCTCCATGTGAACCGGCCCGGCGTAGGGGCGTACGCGCATCTGCCGCATGTCGGCTCGAAGGCGTCGCAGTACGGCCCGCCGGAGTGTTCCCCCGAGGTGTGGGACTTCTACACGGAGTGGCATTCGGCCTGCATCAGTTATTAG
- a CDS encoding TIGR03364 family FAD-dependent oxidoreductase, producing MTVNRADTAVVGGGIVGLAHALAAARRGDRVVLFERDDFAVGASIRNFGMIWAVGQQRGEIYERALRTREIWLDIAAKSGLWAAPTGSLHLAHHPDEVAVLEEFLAITPPARERGARMITPDETRDRSATARTDGLLAAMWSPTELNVDPRLAIPAVARYLVAEYGVDIRFGTTVRGIDLPEVSTTEGEWHADRVYVCSGNDFATLYPEVFARSGLVRCKLQMMRTGAQPAGWQLGPMLCGGLTLLHYAAFDDCVSKAALAARLGDELPFHREHGVHVLLSQTADGRLTIGDSHAYAKTLHPFESEEINEAVVDYLGTFAQLPNPAITERWSGYYPSLRDGRTELVTEPQPGVTVVNGVGGAGMTLSFGLAEEIIGR from the coding sequence ATGACCGTCAACCGTGCCGACACCGCCGTCGTCGGCGGAGGCATCGTCGGCCTCGCCCACGCACTCGCGGCCGCCCGCCGTGGGGACCGCGTCGTCCTGTTCGAGCGTGACGACTTCGCCGTCGGCGCCTCCATCCGCAACTTCGGCATGATCTGGGCGGTCGGCCAGCAGCGCGGCGAGATCTACGAACGAGCTCTGCGGACCCGCGAGATCTGGCTGGACATCGCCGCCAAGTCCGGGCTCTGGGCCGCACCGACCGGATCGCTGCACCTCGCCCACCACCCCGACGAGGTCGCGGTCCTGGAGGAGTTCCTCGCGATCACACCGCCGGCCCGGGAGCGCGGTGCCCGGATGATCACCCCCGACGAGACCCGCGACCGCAGTGCCACCGCGCGCACCGACGGACTGCTGGCCGCGATGTGGAGCCCGACCGAGCTCAACGTGGACCCGAGGCTCGCCATCCCGGCGGTCGCCAGGTACCTGGTGGCCGAGTACGGCGTCGACATCCGGTTCGGCACGACCGTACGCGGCATCGATCTGCCGGAGGTCTCCACCACCGAGGGCGAGTGGCACGCGGACCGGGTCTACGTGTGCAGCGGCAATGACTTCGCGACGCTGTACCCGGAAGTCTTCGCCCGGAGCGGTCTGGTGCGGTGCAAGCTCCAGATGATGCGCACCGGGGCCCAGCCAGCCGGCTGGCAGCTCGGCCCGATGCTCTGCGGCGGGCTGACCCTCCTGCACTACGCGGCCTTCGACGACTGCGTCTCGAAGGCGGCGCTGGCGGCCCGGCTGGGGGATGAGCTGCCCTTCCACCGGGAGCACGGGGTCCATGTCCTGCTCTCCCAGACCGCGGACGGGCGGCTGACCATCGGCGACAGCCATGCGTACGCGAAGACGCTCCACCCCTTCGAGAGCGAGGAGATCAACGAGGCGGTCGTGGACTACCTCGGCACGTTCGCGCAGTTGCCGAACCCGGCCATCACCGAGCGCTGGAGCGGCTACTACCCGTCCCTGCGGGACGGCCGTACGGAACTGGTGACCGAGCCCCAACCGGGCGTCACCGTCGTGAACGGCGTCGGCGGCGCCGGGATGACGCTGTCATTCGGACTGGCCGAGGAGATCATCGGCCGCTGA